From Haloglomus litoreum, the proteins below share one genomic window:
- a CDS encoding C2H2-type zinc finger protein: MSTSQPTTTTDADHDTSDGADGGPPFDCAYCARQFHRESYLALHRGQEHAGELTAAEHAAFETAREDEEEELRLFRLQALAALVFIYFGFLLVYAFSL; encoded by the coding sequence ATGTCCACGTCACAGCCCACGACCACGACCGACGCCGACCACGATACGTCCGACGGGGCCGACGGTGGCCCGCCCTTCGACTGCGCGTACTGTGCCCGGCAGTTCCACCGCGAATCGTATCTCGCACTCCACCGCGGCCAGGAACACGCCGGGGAACTGACCGCGGCCGAGCACGCGGCCTTCGAGACGGCCCGCGAGGACGAGGAGGAGGAGCTGCGGCTGTTCCGTCTGCAGGCGCTCGCGGCGCTCGTGTTCATCTACTTCGGGTTCCTGCTGGTGTACGCGTTCTCGCTCTGA
- a CDS encoding cytochrome c oxidase subunit II — translation MNHRRAVLRAAVGVALLALLGAMPVAAQPSVNIELINNLNEKLLYVAIPIAILVEAILFYTVYKYKDQEEAQPTQENRRLEITWTVATAIILLFVGFAAYQVLGNVAIAGVTAATVDDPEAAQANAEVTQFDGKGAYMPEADKLPGEGEPVQVDVVAQKYFWSYNYVTDDGQNFSTTGTMVIPENRPVVLHVTSIDWLHAFHVPKLGLKQDAFPGHYNTIATTTTLPEGTEEQTYQLYCAEYCGSGHAGMLGKVTVMSEENYEEWQQEQLGGNATDIAPNPRERLTSDDGVPA, via the coding sequence ATGAACCACAGGCGCGCCGTCCTGCGGGCCGCAGTCGGGGTCGCGCTCCTCGCCCTTCTCGGCGCGATGCCCGTCGCGGCACAGCCGTCGGTCAACATCGAGCTGATCAACAACCTCAACGAGAAGCTCCTGTACGTCGCCATCCCCATCGCGATACTGGTGGAGGCCATCCTCTTCTACACGGTCTACAAGTACAAGGACCAGGAGGAGGCCCAGCCGACCCAGGAGAACCGCCGCCTGGAGATCACGTGGACCGTGGCGACGGCCATCATCCTCCTGTTCGTCGGGTTCGCCGCCTACCAGGTGCTCGGCAACGTCGCCATCGCCGGTGTCACCGCCGCGACGGTCGACGACCCGGAGGCCGCACAGGCCAACGCCGAGGTGACCCAGTTCGACGGCAAGGGCGCCTACATGCCGGAGGCCGACAAGCTCCCCGGCGAGGGTGAGCCGGTGCAGGTGGACGTGGTCGCCCAGAAGTACTTCTGGTCGTACAACTACGTGACCGACGACGGACAGAACTTCTCCACGACCGGAACCATGGTCATCCCGGAGAACCGCCCGGTCGTACTGCACGTCACCTCCATCGACTGGCTCCACGCGTTCCACGTCCCGAAGCTGGGACTGAAGCAGGACGCCTTCCCCGGCCACTACAACACCATCGCGACGACCACGACGCTCCCAGAGGGGACCGAGGAGCAGACCTACCAGCTCTACTGTGCGGAGTACTGTGGCTCCGGCCACGCCGGGATGCTCGGGAAGGTGACGGTCATGTCCGAGGAGAACTACGAGGAGTGGCAGCAGGAGCAGCTCGGCGGGAACGCCACCGACATCGCTCCGAACCCCCGCGAGCGGCTGACCAGCGACGACGGCGTCCCGGCCTGA
- the cyoE gene encoding heme o synthase: MSLLTPRAVLGTDGDSRLTALLAASVLGVYLLVVVGATAALAEAAQACSSWPGCAGADLSNPAVLVALGHRVAATVVGVVVLATAVVGLRSGADRRVLATVFLALALFPVQVSVGALVATGGSGAGALVSNAHLLVGMTIFGALVLALTWRLEAETGTDDDRAVRDPAQLEPPEPVDAATDTSAPSPSGLARVRAVAGAYIQLMKPRLMWLLCLVASAGMALAATTTPGGLSVPVVAATLGGGVLAIGASGTYNHVLERDIDKRMERTADRPVATHEVPVRNAFAFGGLLTVAALGAFLSVNLLAAALGLAAIVFYSVIYTLVLKPNTVQNTVIGGAAGALPALIGWAAVTGDIGLPGLALAGVIFLWTPAHFYNLALAYRDDYERGGFPMLPVVRGETVTRKHILLYLAATLLAATVLAELTTLGWLYAATTVALGAVFLVAVVRLHYERSEGAAFRAFHASNAYLGALLLAIVLDALVV; encoded by the coding sequence GTGTCCCTCCTCACCCCTCGCGCCGTCCTCGGGACCGACGGTGACTCGCGGCTGACGGCCCTGCTAGCCGCCTCCGTGCTGGGCGTCTACCTCCTGGTGGTCGTCGGCGCGACGGCGGCGCTTGCCGAGGCCGCGCAGGCCTGCTCGTCGTGGCCGGGCTGTGCGGGCGCGGACCTCTCGAACCCGGCCGTCCTGGTCGCGCTGGGCCACCGCGTGGCCGCCACCGTCGTCGGCGTGGTGGTCCTCGCGACGGCCGTCGTCGGACTGCGCTCGGGCGCCGACCGCCGCGTGCTGGCCACGGTGTTCCTCGCGCTCGCGCTGTTCCCGGTCCAGGTGTCGGTCGGCGCGCTCGTCGCGACGGGTGGCAGCGGCGCCGGCGCGCTCGTCTCCAACGCCCACCTGCTCGTCGGGATGACCATCTTCGGGGCACTCGTGCTGGCCCTGACGTGGCGCCTGGAGGCCGAGACCGGGACCGACGACGATCGGGCCGTCCGGGACCCCGCGCAACTGGAGCCGCCGGAACCGGTCGATGCCGCGACCGATACCTCCGCGCCCTCGCCCTCCGGGCTCGCACGCGTTCGGGCCGTCGCCGGCGCCTACATCCAGCTGATGAAGCCGCGGCTGATGTGGCTGCTCTGCCTCGTCGCCTCCGCCGGGATGGCGCTGGCGGCGACGACGACCCCCGGCGGCCTCTCCGTGCCCGTCGTCGCGGCCACCCTCGGCGGCGGGGTCCTCGCTATCGGCGCCTCCGGGACGTACAACCACGTCCTCGAACGGGACATCGACAAGCGGATGGAACGGACGGCCGACCGCCCCGTCGCCACCCACGAGGTGCCGGTCCGGAACGCGTTCGCCTTCGGCGGCCTCCTGACGGTCGCCGCGCTGGGGGCCTTCCTCAGCGTGAACCTGCTGGCCGCCGCGCTCGGGCTGGCGGCCATCGTGTTCTACTCGGTCATCTACACGCTCGTCCTGAAGCCCAACACCGTCCAGAACACGGTCATCGGCGGCGCGGCGGGCGCGCTGCCCGCACTCATCGGCTGGGCCGCCGTCACCGGCGACATCGGCCTGCCGGGGCTCGCCCTCGCCGGCGTCATCTTCCTCTGGACGCCCGCGCACTTCTACAACCTGGCGCTGGCCTACCGTGACGACTACGAGCGCGGTGGCTTCCCGATGCTCCCGGTCGTCCGGGGGGAGACGGTGACGCGCAAGCACATCCTGCTGTACCTCGCGGCGACGCTGCTCGCCGCGACGGTCCTGGCCGAGTTGACGACGCTGGGCTGGCTCTACGCCGCCACGACGGTCGCGCTCGGCGCGGTCTTCCTGGTCGCGGTCGTCCGCCTCCACTACGAGCGCTCCGAGGGCGCCGCGTTCCGCGCGTTCCACGCCTCCAACGCCTACCTGGGCGCGCTGCTGCTTGCCATCGTCCTCGACGCGCTGGTGGTGTGA